From a single Armatimonadota bacterium genomic region:
- the lepA gene encoding elongation factor 4, translated as MTPKERIRNFCIIAHIDHGKSTLADRMLERTGAISQREMMDQVLDSMDLERERGITIKASAVRMSWQAADGETYLLNLIDTPGHVDFQYEVSRALRACEGAVLLVDVSQGVEAQTVSNAYLALEEGLEIIPVVNKIDLPLFDRDHACEEIEQTFGLDADEIVFTSGKTGEGVEELLQAIVDRVPPPSGKDDDPLRALIFDSEFDQHRGVVAYIRVEDGLVKPGDRIRMMAGGKEFDVTEVGVFSPAMSRTESLPAGHVGYLMANIKGVKDARVGDTITHAKNPATEPFPGYRPAKPMVFCGLYPTDNADYRNLQDALDKLSLNDASLKYEPETSAALGFGFRCGFLGLLHMEIVQERLEREYDLDLVATAPSVVYRIMNKRGEVLEVENPAQIPDAGEIEVFEEPVVNATIMSPQKYVGACMQLSEDRRGVFDRMDYLYGDRVALHYRLPLGEIIVDYYDALKSATRGYATLDYELAGYQESDLVKVEISINGDPVDALAVITHRQFADRRGRSICSKLKETIPRQLFEVRIQASIGGRVISSTRVQPLRKDVLEKCYGGDITRKRKLLEKQKEGKKRMKQVGHVEVPQEAFMAVLQLD; from the coding sequence ATGACACCCAAGGAACGCATCCGTAACTTCTGCATCATCGCTCACATCGACCACGGCAAGAGCACTCTCGCCGACCGCATGCTGGAGCGCACCGGGGCTATCAGCCAGCGCGAAATGATGGACCAGGTTCTTGATTCCATGGACCTCGAGCGCGAGCGTGGCATTACCATCAAGGCCAGTGCGGTTCGTATGAGCTGGCAGGCCGCCGATGGCGAGACATACCTGCTCAACCTCATCGACACACCCGGCCACGTGGACTTTCAGTATGAGGTCTCCCGGGCACTGCGCGCGTGCGAGGGCGCAGTGCTCCTCGTGGATGTCAGCCAGGGCGTGGAGGCGCAGACGGTTTCAAACGCCTATCTCGCGCTGGAAGAGGGCCTCGAGATCATCCCGGTCGTGAACAAGATCGATCTGCCGCTGTTCGACCGCGATCATGCCTGCGAGGAGATCGAGCAGACCTTCGGCCTGGATGCCGATGAGATCGTCTTCACCTCCGGAAAGACGGGGGAAGGTGTCGAGGAACTCCTGCAGGCCATCGTGGACCGCGTGCCGCCACCATCGGGGAAGGATGACGACCCGCTGCGGGCACTGATCTTTGACTCTGAATTCGACCAGCACCGAGGCGTGGTCGCCTATATTCGGGTAGAGGACGGGCTCGTGAAGCCCGGCGACCGCATCCGCATGATGGCCGGGGGTAAGGAGTTCGACGTCACCGAGGTCGGGGTATTCAGCCCCGCCATGAGCCGCACGGAATCCCTGCCTGCCGGGCATGTTGGATATCTCATGGCCAACATCAAAGGAGTCAAGGATGCCCGGGTGGGCGATACCATCACCCACGCGAAAAACCCCGCGACCGAGCCTTTTCCGGGGTACCGCCCCGCGAAGCCTATGGTCTTCTGCGGGCTGTACCCGACGGACAATGCGGACTACCGGAACCTGCAGGATGCGCTGGACAAGCTCTCTTTGAACGACGCCTCGCTCAAGTATGAGCCGGAGACATCCGCGGCCCTGGGCTTCGGTTTCCGTTGTGGATTCCTGGGTCTCTTGCATATGGAGATCGTGCAGGAGCGTCTCGAACGCGAGTACGACCTGGACCTCGTGGCCACCGCGCCCAGCGTCGTGTACCGGATCATGAACAAGCGGGGAGAGGTCTTGGAGGTGGAGAACCCTGCGCAGATTCCGGACGCCGGCGAGATCGAGGTGTTTGAAGAACCTGTTGTGAACGCGACCATTATGTCCCCCCAGAAGTATGTCGGAGCCTGCATGCAGCTTTCCGAGGACCGGCGGGGTGTCTTCGACAGGATGGACTACCTGTACGGGGACCGTGTGGCCCTCCATTACCGACTACCCCTGGGCGAGATCATTGTGGACTATTACGACGCCCTAAAGTCCGCGACCCGGGGCTATGCAACGCTGGACTATGAGCTCGCGGGGTACCAGGAGTCCGACCTGGTGAAAGTGGAGATATCTATCAACGGCGACCCGGTGGACGCACTTGCGGTCATCACCCACCGTCAGTTCGCGGACAGGCGCGGCCGGAGCATCTGCAGCAAGCTCAAAGAGACCATCCCGCGGCAGCTCTTCGAGGTGCGAATCCAGGCCTCTATTGGCGGGCGGGTGATCTCCTCCACCCGGGTCCAGCCGCTACGCAAGGACGTCTTGGAAAAATGCTACGGCGGCGACATCACGCGCAAGCGCAAACTTCTTGAGAAGCAGAAAGAAGGCAAGAAGCGGATGAAGCAAGTGGGGCATGTGGAGGTTCCGCAGGAGGCCTTCATGGCGGTGCTGCAGCTGGACTGA
- a CDS encoding aspartate aminotransferase family protein gives MPNYNLPGPRSAELLKIGEQYECKGYAGHAPLVWESASGCIVTDVDGNTYIDWTSGVLVTNVGHCHPHHVQMIQDAVAKLMCPYAYPTPERITVSKRLVESMPACAKNLDRCFMLTTGSEATEAAMRLARRFTGRHEILSFWGGFHGRTGTAMSAAGSIGTKKQWGPLMPGHIYAPYAYCYRCPFAMKPESCGFHCLSFLDHAMQTASTGDLAAVIVEPYQGGAGFIFPPEGWLTRVQQWAADQGALFIVDEVQASFGRTGKYLCIEHEGLTPNMLCLGKGIGSGMPTAALMAEARLFDILESGEMSSTSGGNPIACAACHAVLDIMETENLAENAATVGASMIERFEDIKERSNILGDVRGKGLVIGLEFVKDSQTKEPAPEITNQVIRRMAEKGVVCGKVGIHGNVLRVAPPLVITKEQADESIDAFEEVIGELEG, from the coding sequence ATGCCCAACTACAACCTCCCCGGACCCAGATCCGCCGAACTGCTCAAGATCGGCGAGCAGTATGAGTGCAAAGGCTACGCCGGGCATGCCCCGCTGGTTTGGGAAAGCGCCTCCGGCTGCATCGTCACAGACGTCGATGGGAACACCTACATCGACTGGACCAGCGGCGTTCTCGTGACCAATGTGGGCCATTGCCACCCCCACCACGTCCAGATGATCCAGGACGCCGTGGCGAAGCTCATGTGCCCCTATGCCTACCCCACACCCGAGCGCATCACCGTCTCGAAGCGCCTGGTGGAGTCAATGCCCGCCTGCGCGAAGAACCTGGATCGCTGCTTCATGCTCACCACCGGTTCCGAAGCCACTGAGGCGGCCATGCGCCTCGCGAGACGCTTCACCGGCAGGCATGAGATCCTCTCCTTCTGGGGCGGGTTCCACGGCCGCACTGGGACCGCGATGAGCGCCGCCGGGAGCATCGGCACCAAGAAGCAGTGGGGCCCGCTGATGCCAGGGCACATCTATGCGCCCTATGCCTACTGCTACCGCTGCCCCTTCGCTATGAAGCCCGAAAGCTGCGGGTTCCACTGCCTGAGCTTCCTGGACCATGCCATGCAGACCGCCTCCACCGGGGACCTCGCCGCGGTCATTGTGGAACCGTACCAAGGCGGCGCGGGCTTCATTTTCCCACCCGAGGGGTGGCTGACGAGAGTGCAGCAGTGGGCCGCGGACCAGGGTGCGCTGTTCATCGTGGACGAAGTCCAGGCGTCCTTCGGACGCACCGGCAAGTACCTGTGCATCGAACATGAGGGCCTTACACCGAACATGCTCTGCCTGGGCAAAGGAATCGGCAGCGGTATGCCCACCGCGGCGCTCATGGCTGAAGCGCGGCTGTTCGACATCCTCGAATCCGGCGAGATGAGCAGTACCAGCGGCGGCAACCCCATCGCCTGCGCCGCCTGCCACGCGGTTCTGGACATCATGGAGACCGAGAACCTGGCGGAGAACGCGGCAACGGTCGGCGCGTCCATGATCGAGCGCTTCGAGGACATCAAGGAACGCAGCAATATCCTGGGCGACGTGCGCGGCAAGGGCCTTGTCATCGGCCTGGAGTTCGTGAAGGACAGCCAGACGAAGGAGCCCGCGCCGGAGATCACCAACCAGGTGATCCGCAGGATGGCAGAGAAGGGCGTTGTCTGCGGCAAGGTGGGCATCCACGGCAATGTGCTGCGGGTCGCCCCGCCGCTTGTGATCACGAAGGAGCAGGCCGACGAGAGCATAGACGCCTTCGAGGAAGTGATTGGGGAACTGGAGGGGTAG
- a CDS encoding C-terminal binding protein, producing the protein MAKTKVVVTDYIEVDLNWEADLFAQMPDVEFETYQLKLAPKSELIEKIRDADIIVVNMAKFDEEVIAACEKCKLLIRHGIGYDNVDVAACTKHGIRFAYMPDYCCTEVAEQAVALIFACARKLFTGRRILEDSSAKQMWDFSPLGDIHRLFGSTLGIIGCGRIGGRVYRIMKAVGMKIMVCDPYIDERQKGALGIEETYDLETVLKEADIVTLHTPLNDETRYMIDEPQLQMMKPTAYLINTSRGGVIRTEALEKALDEGWIAGAGIDVYEVEPPPADMKLFSQPGATLAPHLGWCSVEAGWDIRYKIVNDIKACLEGREPANTVNTEIDAVLGGKVYREV; encoded by the coding sequence GTGGCGAAGACCAAGGTCGTGGTTACCGATTACATCGAGGTAGACCTCAACTGGGAGGCCGACCTGTTCGCACAGATGCCCGACGTGGAATTCGAGACCTACCAACTCAAGCTGGCGCCGAAGTCCGAGCTGATTGAGAAGATCAGGGACGCGGACATCATCGTCGTGAACATGGCGAAGTTCGACGAAGAGGTCATCGCGGCTTGCGAGAAGTGCAAGTTGCTCATCCGCCATGGCATCGGCTATGACAACGTGGACGTGGCGGCCTGCACGAAGCACGGCATTCGCTTCGCGTACATGCCCGACTACTGCTGCACCGAAGTGGCCGAGCAGGCGGTTGCGCTCATCTTCGCCTGCGCCCGGAAGCTGTTCACCGGTCGGCGCATCCTGGAGGACTCCAGCGCGAAGCAGATGTGGGACTTCTCGCCTTTGGGCGACATCCACCGCCTTTTCGGCTCGACGCTGGGCATCATCGGCTGCGGGCGCATAGGCGGCCGGGTCTACCGCATTATGAAAGCGGTGGGCATGAAAATCATGGTCTGCGACCCGTACATCGACGAACGGCAGAAAGGCGCCCTGGGCATTGAGGAGACCTACGATCTCGAGACAGTGCTGAAAGAGGCGGACATCGTCACCCTGCACACGCCGCTGAACGACGAGACGCGTTACATGATCGACGAGCCTCAGCTTCAGATGATGAAGCCCACCGCGTATCTCATCAACACGTCCAGGGGCGGCGTGATCCGCACCGAGGCATTGGAGAAGGCCCTGGATGAGGGCTGGATCGCGGGAGCGGGCATCGACGTGTACGAAGTCGAGCCGCCTCCTGCGGATATGAAGCTGTTCAGCCAGCCGGGCGCGACCCTCGCACCGCATCTGGGCTGGTGTTCGGTGGAAGCCGGCTGGGATATCCGCTACAAGATCGTGAATGACATCAAGGCGTGTCTGGAAGGCCGCGAGCCCGCCAATACGGTGAACACGGAGATCGACGCGGTGCTGGGTGGAAAGGTGTATCGGGAGGTGTGA
- a CDS encoding sulfatase-like hydrolase/transferase: MSDTPNVLVFFTDQQRWDTCGCYGGPMNLTPNLDALAARGVRFEHSFTCQPVCAPARGSLQTGKHGTAHSVWRNGLALPASERTLAHCFGDAGYDLGYLGKWHLSCDVDKPVPVERRGGYTGYWEGADVLEFTSHPEDARWFDENNQEVHYEGYRVDAQTDRAVEFIRNPRRHRPFFFFISYLEPHHQNDMDEFVGPERYAKSYLNPWVPPDLQNRPGDWYKSLPGYYACVKALDDALGRIVQALEETGQLDNTVLLFTSDHGCHFRTRNAEYKRSCHEGCVRTPCVLAGPGIERGRVAPELVSLVDMPPTLLSAAGLPIPETMQGRDAMPLTRGDNANWANEVFIQISESEVGRAIRTERWKYSVFAPDKSGWQVPDSDRYVERYLYDLHADPHEQINLVGRKDYDAVRQDLKRRLIAQMVAAGEAEPVIEDAKYYA, translated from the coding sequence GTGAGCGACACCCCAAACGTGCTCGTATTCTTCACCGATCAGCAGCGCTGGGACACATGCGGCTGCTATGGCGGACCCATGAACCTCACGCCGAATCTGGATGCCCTGGCGGCGCGTGGCGTGCGATTCGAGCACTCCTTCACCTGCCAGCCCGTCTGCGCGCCCGCTCGCGGCAGCCTGCAGACCGGGAAACATGGCACCGCACATTCTGTCTGGCGCAATGGCCTGGCACTGCCTGCGTCCGAGCGTACCCTCGCCCACTGTTTCGGAGATGCCGGATATGACCTGGGGTACCTGGGCAAGTGGCATCTCTCCTGCGATGTGGACAAGCCGGTGCCCGTGGAGCGTCGCGGAGGATACACCGGTTACTGGGAAGGGGCCGATGTTCTGGAGTTCACCTCCCATCCCGAGGACGCCCGGTGGTTCGACGAAAACAATCAGGAAGTGCATTACGAGGGCTATCGGGTCGATGCCCAGACCGACCGTGCGGTGGAGTTCATCCGCAATCCCAGGCGGCACCGGCCCTTCTTCTTCTTCATCTCGTACCTCGAACCCCACCACCAGAACGACATGGACGAGTTCGTGGGGCCCGAACGATACGCGAAGTCTTACCTCAACCCCTGGGTCCCGCCGGACCTGCAGAACCGCCCCGGCGACTGGTACAAGAGCCTGCCGGGTTACTATGCCTGCGTGAAGGCCCTGGACGACGCCCTCGGACGCATCGTGCAGGCCCTCGAAGAGACAGGACAACTGGACAATACCGTGCTCCTCTTCACCAGCGACCACGGCTGCCATTTCCGCACCCGTAACGCCGAGTACAAGCGCAGTTGCCACGAGGGCTGTGTGCGGACGCCTTGCGTACTGGCGGGCCCGGGCATCGAGAGAGGCCGCGTGGCCCCTGAGCTGGTGAGTCTGGTGGACATGCCGCCCACACTGCTGTCCGCGGCAGGACTGCCGATACCCGAAACCATGCAGGGCCGCGACGCCATGCCTCTCACCCGGGGAGACAACGCGAACTGGGCCAACGAGGTGTTCATCCAGATCAGCGAGTCCGAAGTAGGCCGGGCGATCCGCACCGAACGCTGGAAGTACAGCGTCTTCGCGCCGGACAAGAGCGGCTGGCAGGTGCCGGACAGCGACCGGTACGTGGAGCGCTACCTGTATGACCTGCACGCCGATCCCCACGAACAGATCAATCTCGTGGGGCGCAAGGACTACGACGCGGTCCGCCAGGACCTGAAGCGACGGCTCATTGCCCAGATGGTGGCCGCGGGCGAAGCCGAGCCGGTGATCGAGGACGCGAAGTATTACGCCTGA
- the ispH gene encoding 4-hydroxy-3-methylbut-2-enyl diphosphate reductase — MEIILAEHAGFCFGVRRAIHRAVEETRQRGRLYSQGPLIHNRQVVDGLRDEGLEPVESIEDVPPGAAVMLRTHGVGPTVYRRAEERGLEVIDATCPFVARAQKEASRLDQAGYRVLVLGEPDHPEAQAIREHTGGRAHIVQSPGDVNPSALTKRVAIVCQTTQRIEALQELASAVLPHVQELVVANTICDATAHRQDAARAMAQQVDVVVVIGGRHSANTTRLAQICADSGKPTYHVETADEIQCAWFEGAGRIGITAGASTPDQAIEDAVRRIQQCAPEC; from the coding sequence ATGGAGATCATCCTTGCCGAACACGCCGGGTTCTGCTTCGGCGTCCGGCGTGCGATTCACAGGGCTGTGGAAGAGACGCGCCAAAGGGGCCGCTTGTACTCGCAAGGGCCGCTGATCCACAACCGTCAGGTCGTCGACGGTCTGCGGGATGAGGGCCTCGAACCTGTGGAAAGCATCGAGGACGTGCCGCCGGGAGCCGCGGTGATGTTGCGCACTCACGGCGTGGGCCCAACGGTCTACCGGCGCGCTGAGGAGCGCGGGCTCGAAGTGATCGACGCCACGTGCCCCTTCGTCGCGCGTGCCCAGAAGGAGGCGTCGCGCCTGGATCAAGCCGGCTACCGGGTGCTGGTGCTGGGCGAGCCGGACCATCCCGAGGCCCAGGCAATCCGCGAGCATACCGGGGGGCGAGCGCACATCGTCCAGAGCCCGGGGGACGTGAACCCCTCCGCACTCACCAAACGGGTCGCCATCGTCTGCCAGACCACGCAACGGATCGAGGCCCTGCAGGAACTGGCCAGTGCCGTGCTGCCTCATGTGCAGGAGCTGGTGGTGGCGAATACCATCTGCGACGCCACTGCCCACCGCCAGGATGCCGCTCGGGCCATGGCGCAGCAGGTGGACGTCGTTGTAGTCATCGGCGGGCGGCACAGCGCGAACACCACGCGCCTCGCCCAGATCTGCGCGGACTCGGGCAAGCCTACCTACCATGTGGAGACTGCCGACGAGATCCAGTGCGCGTGGTTCGAGGGCGCCGGCAGGATAGGTATCACGGCCGGGGCGTCCACTCCCGACCAGGCGATTGAGGATGCGGTGCGGCGTATCCAACAGTGCGCGCCGGAATGCTGA
- a CDS encoding DUF2235 domain-containing protein, translated as MQAKGGILAWDLGEPQPGGEERRPKKCLGPGGSGDASTEAHEEQGQSRKDQASREDADERRDAFDQGQANQEQVDDNAHEPQSQDWSPVVFAGCHRPVAGGFVHRRKISPYLPSPRTARPESHGRRCACARQTSW; from the coding sequence ATACAAGCGAAGGGCGGGATCCTTGCCTGGGATCTGGGTGAGCCCCAACCAGGCGGCGAGGAACGCCGCCCCAAGAAGTGCCTCGGTCCAGGCGGTAGTGGGGATGCAAGCACCGAGGCCCACGAGGAGCAGGGACAGTCCCGCAAGGATCAGGCTTCCCGCGAAGATGCCGATGAGCGGCGGGATGCCTTTGACCAGGGGCAGGCCAATCAAGAACAGGTAGACGATAACGCACACGAGCCCCAGTCGCAGGACTGGAGCCCGGTTGTCTTTGCTGGCTGCCATCGACCCGTTGCCGGCGGGTTCGTTCATCGCCGAAAAATCAGTCCGTATCTTCCCAGTCCACGAACTGCCCGCCCTGAATCTCATGGCCGACGATGCGCCTGCGCCCGTCAAACCTCATGGTGA
- a CDS encoding leucine--tRNA ligase, which yields MRRRPAKERRTVAERYEFSSIEPRWQSWWAENEVFKSHRDPSRPKYYCLNMYPYPSGDLHMGHMRNYIIGDVLARFHILQGYSVMHPMGWDAFGLPAENAAILRGIHPADWTADCVAKMKKQFGQLGISYDWDREVDCSAPDYYKWTQWIFLKLYEAGLAYTGKATVNWCPSCQTVLANEELDGDTCERCGSLVNPEQVDNQWFFRITDYSDRLLDDIERLENWPERVRAMQANWIGRSYGVSFRFEIEGDFEDLEVFTTRIDTLYGVTYVVLAPEHPMVAALTAGTEREEQVREFARSAMREGEVARTAADTKKRGIFTGAYAIHPLTGERVPIWVGNYVIMGYGSGAIMAVPAHDQRDLEFAREYGLPVRVVIQPEGVTLDPDTMPEAYVEPGIQVNSAQFDGMPSEQAKEAIADHLEALGKGRRVVNYRLRDWLISRQRYWGTPIPIIWCDDCGPVPVPEEDLPVLLPPDADFQPTGDSPLKRHPTFSQTTCPRCNKPARRETDTMTTYVDSSWYYLRYCSPKRDDVVFDRDDVDYWMPVDQYVGGVEHAVRHLLYSRFITKFLKDQGYLSFDEPFSRLFTQGMIYKDGMKMSKSKGNVVGIDEMVQRYGADTARAFILFVGPPEQDAEWSDKGVEGAHRFLQRVWRCAVDGPQFNPDWANSLPAEPDDSDRAMRRKTHQTIQKVTDDIRRMGLNTMVSALMELTNELLPYSQSASASAAKTAIYSEALETLVLLLSPVTPHLCEELWARMGRESSILRQSWPVADPALAAAETVTVVVQVNGKLRDKFEVPAGSDMEELKARAPELDGVRKHVEGKQVVKIITVPDKLINIVVR from the coding sequence ATGCGAAGGCGTCCCGCAAAGGAGCGGCGAACCGTGGCCGAACGCTACGAATTCTCCAGCATCGAGCCCCGTTGGCAGTCGTGGTGGGCTGAGAATGAGGTTTTCAAGTCCCACCGCGATCCCTCGCGCCCCAAGTACTACTGCCTGAACATGTACCCGTACCCCTCGGGCGACCTGCACATGGGGCATATGCGCAATTACATCATCGGTGACGTTTTGGCCCGTTTCCACATTCTGCAGGGCTACAGCGTCATGCACCCTATGGGCTGGGATGCTTTCGGTCTCCCTGCAGAGAATGCAGCTATCCTGCGGGGTATTCACCCGGCCGATTGGACCGCCGACTGCGTCGCAAAGATGAAGAAGCAGTTCGGCCAGCTCGGGATCAGCTACGACTGGGACCGCGAGGTAGACTGTTCTGCCCCGGACTATTACAAGTGGACCCAGTGGATATTCCTGAAGCTGTATGAGGCTGGGCTGGCATATACCGGCAAGGCCACGGTGAACTGGTGTCCGTCGTGCCAGACGGTACTGGCCAACGAGGAACTGGACGGCGATACCTGCGAGCGCTGCGGCTCCCTGGTGAACCCCGAGCAGGTGGACAACCAATGGTTCTTCCGAATCACCGACTACTCCGACCGCCTGCTGGATGACATCGAGCGCCTGGAGAACTGGCCTGAGCGCGTCCGGGCTATGCAGGCCAACTGGATCGGTCGCTCCTACGGGGTCTCCTTCCGGTTCGAGATCGAAGGGGACTTCGAGGACCTGGAGGTTTTCACCACCCGTATTGACACGCTGTACGGGGTCACCTACGTGGTGCTGGCGCCCGAGCATCCCATGGTGGCGGCCCTGACCGCGGGCACCGAACGCGAAGAACAAGTGCGCGAATTCGCCCGCAGCGCCATGCGCGAGGGTGAGGTTGCCCGAACCGCCGCGGACACGAAGAAACGCGGAATCTTCACCGGCGCCTACGCGATCCATCCCCTGACCGGCGAGCGGGTGCCCATCTGGGTGGGCAATTACGTGATCATGGGCTACGGTTCGGGTGCGATCATGGCGGTGCCGGCCCATGACCAGCGGGACCTGGAGTTCGCTCGCGAGTACGGTCTGCCCGTGCGCGTAGTCATACAGCCCGAGGGCGTCACGCTGGACCCGGACACCATGCCGGAAGCGTACGTCGAGCCGGGAATCCAGGTGAACAGCGCGCAGTTCGACGGCATGCCCTCGGAACAGGCCAAGGAAGCTATCGCCGACCATCTGGAAGCGCTGGGCAAGGGCAGACGTGTAGTGAACTACCGGCTGCGAGATTGGCTGATATCTCGCCAGCGCTACTGGGGCACGCCGATCCCAATTATCTGGTGCGATGACTGCGGCCCGGTGCCGGTACCCGAGGAAGATCTGCCGGTGCTGCTGCCGCCGGACGCGGACTTCCAGCCCACCGGCGACTCGCCGCTCAAGCGCCACCCGACTTTTTCCCAGACGACCTGTCCACGCTGCAATAAGCCTGCGCGGCGCGAGACCGATACCATGACCACTTATGTGGACTCATCGTGGTACTACCTGCGCTATTGCAGCCCGAAGCGCGACGACGTAGTCTTTGACCGCGACGACGTGGATTACTGGATGCCGGTTGATCAGTACGTGGGAGGCGTGGAGCACGCGGTGCGCCACCTCCTGTACAGCCGGTTCATCACCAAGTTCCTGAAGGATCAGGGCTACCTGAGCTTTGACGAACCCTTCTCGCGACTCTTCACCCAGGGCATGATCTACAAAGATGGGATGAAGATGAGCAAGTCCAAGGGGAACGTGGTGGGCATCGACGAGATGGTGCAGCGCTACGGTGCGGATACGGCGCGCGCGTTCATCCTGTTCGTCGGCCCGCCCGAACAGGATGCGGAATGGAGCGACAAAGGCGTCGAAGGTGCCCACCGGTTCCTCCAGCGGGTCTGGCGCTGCGCAGTGGATGGACCGCAATTCAACCCCGACTGGGCGAACTCACTGCCTGCCGAGCCGGATGATTCCGACCGGGCCATGCGCCGCAAGACCCACCAGACCATACAGAAGGTCACAGACGACATCCGCCGGATGGGTCTGAACACCATGGTCAGTGCGCTGATGGAGTTGACCAACGAGCTTCTGCCCTACAGCCAGTCGGCATCGGCGAGTGCTGCGAAGACCGCGATCTACTCCGAGGCGCTGGAGACCCTGGTGCTGCTTCTGTCGCCGGTCACTCCGCACCTGTGTGAGGAGCTCTGGGCGCGCATGGGCCGAGAGTCCAGTATCCTTCGCCAATCCTGGCCCGTCGCCGATCCCGCTCTGGCCGCGGCGGAGACAGTCACCGTGGTGGTTCAGGTGAACGGGAAGCTGCGGGACAAGTTCGAGGTGCCCGCAGGGTCGGACATGGAGGAGCTCAAGGCCCGAGCCCCCGAACTGGATGGGGTTCGCAAACACGTGGAAGGCAAGCAGGTCGTGAAGATCATCACGGTGCCCGACAAGCTGATCAACATCGTGGTGAGGTAG